From a region of the Papaver somniferum cultivar HN1 unplaced genomic scaffold, ASM357369v1 unplaced-scaffold_54, whole genome shotgun sequence genome:
- the LOC113343122 gene encoding pre-mRNA-splicing factor ATP-dependent RNA helicase DEAH1-like: MAGDGDLKIWVSDKLMSIVNFSQATVIQYVIGLAKQASSPSDLNTKLVEFANLPSTTETRKFAQELFARAPRKSSGLNSYQRDEKEAAMSVRKQQTYALLEPDSDEDVIAAVQKIPSPKKVDSHEKSFRKKIENQDYDDEDEVMAEPVNEKRAKRKASYDEDNLETEEARLRDQEERKQLEKNLRERDAAGTRKLTEQKLSRREEEEAIRRSKAMEKDDTEALRVVSRQEYLKKREQKKLEEIRDDIEDEQYLFAGVKLAEAELREQRYKKEIYDAVKKRSEETEDVNEYRMPDAYDDLDRGVNQEKRFATMVQRYRDGAGDKMNPFAEQEAWEDHQIGKATLQYGSKNKKMSDDYQYVFEDQIDFIKASVLDGEKYEDELTSDQPDSSSDKSELQKLKEIRKTLPIYNYRERLLKAIEEHQVLVIVGETGSGKTTQIPQYLHEAGFTKRGKVGCTQPRRVAAMSVSARVAQEMGVKLGHEVGYSIRFEDCTSDKTVLKYMTDGMLLREFLGEPDLASYSVVMVDEAHERTLSTDILFGLVKDISRFRSDLKLLISSATLDAEKFSDYFDSAPIFKIPGRRFPVDIHYTKAPEPDYLDAAVVTVLQIHVTQPPGDILVFLTGQEEIETAEEVLKHRTRGLGSKIAELIICPIYANLPTELQSKIFEPTPEGARKVVLATNIAETSLTIDGIKYVIDPGFVKMKSYNPRTGMESLLINPISKASANQRAGRSGRTGPGKCYRLYTAYNYLHDLEDNTVPEIQRTNLSNVVLTLKSLGIHDLLNFDFMDPPPTEALLKALESLFALNALNSVGELTKVGRRMAEFPLDPMLSKMIVASEKYKCSEEVISIAAMLSIGNSIFYRPKDKQVHADNARLNFHTGNVGDHIALLKVYSSWKETNFSTQWCYENYIQVKSMKRARDIRDQLEGLLERVEIELTSESNDLEPVKKAITSGFFHHTAKLQKNGAYRTVKNPQTVHIHPSSGLAQLLPRWVIYHELVMTTKEYMRQVTELKPEWLVEIAPHYYQLKDVEDVGTKKMPRGEGRAEKD; encoded by the exons ATGGCGGGAGATGGAGATCTCAAAATTTGGGTTTCAGACAAGTTGATGTCAATTGTAAATTTCTCTCAGGCCACTGTTATTCAATACGTTATTGGATTAG CTAAACAAGCATCTTCGCCGAGTGATCTTAATACCAAGCTTGTAGAGTTTGCAAATTTGCCTTCAACAACTGAGACAAGAAAATTTGCTCAAGAGCTTTTTGCCAGAGCCCCACGTAAATCCTCTGGGTTAAAT AGTTATCAAAGAGATGAGAAAGAGGCTGCTATGTCAGTTAGGAAACAACAGACTTACGCTCTTTTAGAACCAGACTCTGATGAGGACGTTATTGCGGCTGTTCAGAAGATACCCTCTCCTAAGAAAGTGGATTCGCatgaaaagagtttcaggaaGAAGATTGAAAATCAAGATTATGACGACGAAGATGAG GTGATGGCCGAACCAGTTAATGAAAAACGAGCTAAAAGAAAGGCATCATATGACGAGGATAATTTAGAG ACAGAGGAAGCAAGACTACGAGATCAGGAAGAGCGTAAACAACTGGAGAAAAATTTGAGAGAAAGAGATGCAGCTGGGACTAGAAAG TTGACGGAGCAAAAATTATCGCGTAGAGAAGAAG AGGAGGCAATTCGAAGATCCAAAGCCATGGAGAAAGATGACACTGAAGCTTTAAG AGTGGTTTCAAGACAAGAGTATTTAAAGAAAAGGGAGCAAAAGAAATTGGAGGAGATCAG GGATGATATAGAAGATGAACAGTATCTCTTCGCTGGTGTGAAGCTCGCAGAAGCAGAATTGCGCGAACAaag GTACAAGAAAGAAATCTATGACGCTGTAAAAAAGCGGTCAGAAGAGACGGAGGATGTTAATGAG TACAGGATGCCTGACGCTTATGATGACCTCGATCGTGGCGTAAATCAGGAGAAGCGATTTGCTACTATGGTGCAGCGATACAG GGATGGTGCTGGAGATAAGATGAACCCATTTGCAGAACAGGAGGCATGGGAAGATCATCAAATCG GGAAGGCAACTCTACAGTATGGttcgaaaaataaaaaaatgtcagATGATTATCA GTATGTGTTCGAGGACCAGATTGATTTCATCAAGGCTTCTGTCCTGGATGGTGAAAAG TATGAAGATGAACTGACAAGTGATCAGCCTGACAGTTCTAGTGACAAATCAGAGTTACAGAAACTCAAG GAAATTAGAAAGACACTTCCAATCTACAATTACCGAGAGCGCCTACTAAAGGCTATCGAGGAGCACCAG GTTCTTGTCATTGTCGGGGAGACTGGTTCTGGGAAGACTACGCAGATTCCCCAATATCTTCATGAAGCTGGTTTCACAAAACGGGGAAAG GTTGGATGCACCCAGCCACGTCGTGTGGCTGCTATGAGCGTCTCTGCCCGAGTTGCGCAGGAAATGGGCGTTAAACTTGGCCACGAG GTCGGTTATTCCATACGTTTTGAAGATTGCACCTCAGATAAAACAGTCTTGAAGTATATGACAGATGGCATGTTGCTACGAGAATTTCTTGGTGAACCTGACTTGGCAAGCTACAG TGTTGTGATGGTGGATGAGGCACATGAAAGAACGCTGTCAACAGATATTTTATTCGGGCTGGTTAAG GACATTTCTCGGTTCCGGAGCGACTTAAAGTTGCTTATTTCTAGTGCAACTCTGGATGCGGAGAAGTTTAGTGATTATTTCGACTCTGCTCCAATATTCAAAATACCCGGAAGACGATTTCCTGTTGATATTCACTATACTAAAGCACCAGAACCTGATTACTTGGATGCTGCAGTTGTTACCGTTCTTCAAATTCATGTTACTCAACCTCCTGGTGATATTCTGGTGTTTCTAACGGGACAGGAGGAAATTGAAACTGCAGAAGAGGTTCTAAAACATAGAACACGAGGACTTGGATCGAAGATAGCTGAACTGATCATATGCCCAATTTATGCGAACCTTCCAACTGAGCTGCAATCTAAAATATTTGAGCCAACTCCTGAAGGGGCAAGAAAGGTTGTATTGGCGACCAATATCGCAGAAACATCTCTGACAATTGATGGGATAAAATACGTGATTGATCCTGGGTTTGTCAAGATGAAGTCCTATAATCCAAGGACTGGGATGGAGTCTTTACTAATCAATCCCATATCAAAAGCGTCTGCAAATCAAAGGGCAGGCCGATCTGGACGAACAGGCCCTGGAAAGTGCTACCGCTTATATACAGCATATAACTATCTTCACGATTTGGAAGATAACACTGTTCCGGAGATACAGAGGACTAATCTATCAAACGTTGTTCTTACTCTCAAGAGTCTCGGCATTCATGACTTGTTGAATTTTGACTTCATGGACCCACCACCGACGGAAGCATTACTGAAAGCTTTGGAGTCTTTGTTTGCCCTCAATGCACTGAATAGTGTAGGAGAGCTGACTAAAGTGGGAAGAAGGATGGCGGAGTTTCCTCTTGATCCCATGTTATCTAAAATGATAGTCGCTTCAGAGAAGTATAAATGTTCTGAAGAGGTTATTTCTATCGCGGCGATGCTCTCTATTGGAAATTCAATATTTTACCGTCCCAAGGACAAACAAGTGCATGCAGATAATGCTAGGTTGAATTTTCACACTGGGAATGTTGGGGACCATATAGCGTTACTTAAG GTTTACAGTTCGTGGAAGGAGACAAACTTTTCAACGCAGTGGTGCTATGAGAATTATATTCAG GTGAAGAGTATGAAGCGCGCCCGAGATATTAGGGACCAACTGGAGGGATTATTGGAGAGGGTTGAAATCGAACTaacatctgaatccaatgattTGGAACCCGTAAAGAAGGCTATAACTTCAG GTTTTTTCCACCATACTGCGAAGCTGCAAAAGAATGGAGCTTATCGAACTGTGAAGAATCCTCAAACAGTTCATATACATCCAAGTTCTGGTCTGGCACAG CTGCTCCCAAGATGGGTGATTTACCATGAATTGGTCATGACGACCAAAGAATATATGAGACAG GTCACAGAATTGAAACCAGAATGGTTGGTCGAGATCGCACCACATTACTATCAGCTTAAGGATGTTGAAGATG TTGGAACAAAGAAAATGCCTCGTGGAGAGGGACGTGCAGAGAAAGACTAA